A stretch of Prunus dulcis chromosome 6, ALMONDv2, whole genome shotgun sequence DNA encodes these proteins:
- the LOC117629695 gene encoding two-component response regulator ARR17-like, whose product MVTASATASATASASASASSSAAPILMGWDGDEKPHVLAVDDSFVDRRIIEKLLTNSACKVTTAENAHGALELLGLADGQQNFGNTVSKVNLIITDYSMPGMTGYELLKKIKESPTGKEIPVVVVSSEHIPTRIEKCLEEGAKEFLLKPLRQSDVNQLRCHLMKLGNPSDEGMVCMGR is encoded by the exons ATGGTTACTGCCTCTGCTACTGCTTCTGCTactgcttctgcttctgcttctgcttcttcttcagcaGCACCAATATTAATGGGGTGGGATGGTGATGAAAAGCCACATGTTTTGGCTGTTGATGATAGTTTTGTGGACCGCAGAATCATTGAAAAGTTACTCACCAACTCTGCATGCAAAG TGACCACCGCAGAGAACGCACATGGAGCATTGGAGCTGTTGGGTCTGGCAGACGGCCAACAAAACTTCGGCAACACC GTTTCAAAGGTAAACCTGATAATCACTGATTACAGTATGCCAGGAATGACAGGGTATGAGCTTCTAAAAAAGATTAAG GAATCACCAACCGGGAAGGAGATCCCAGTAGTTGTTGTATCATCTGAGCACATACCTACTCGAATTGAGAA GTGCCTCGAGGAAGGAGCGAAAGAGTTCTTGCTGAAGCCTCTCCGGCAATCAGACGTTAATCAACTCAGATGTCATTTGATGAAGTTGGGAAACCCTAGTGATGAAGGGATGGTTTGCATGGGAAGATAA